From Peptoanaerobacter stomatis, one genomic window encodes:
- a CDS encoding ABC-F family ATP-binding cassette domain-containing protein, with product MSILNVEHLSHGFGDRAIFDDVSFRLLKGEHIGLIGANGEGKSTFMNIITGKLEPDAGKVEWSKRVRVGYLDQHSVLEPTDTIRDALKKAFSYLFDLEQEMNEYYMKMGDASEDEVTAMLEEVGTIQDILEHNDFYIIDSKVEEAARGLGLADIGLDRKVDELSGGQRTKVLLTKLLLEKPDILLLDEPTNYLDAEHIAWLKRYLTEYENAFILISHDIPFLTEVINLIYNMENLKLDRYSCSYDEFLKIREARKQQIEAAYKRQQQEIADLKDFVARNKARISTRNMAMSRQKKLDKMEIIELEQEKPKPEFNFKTARTSGRMIFETNNLVIGYTSPLSKPIEFRLERNQKIAITGANGLGKTTLIKSLLGIIKPISGFVTKGEFLEVGYFEQEIKDANHNTCIEEVWQDFPSLDQRDIRAMLAKCGLTTKHIESKVMVLSGGEQAKVRLCKLMNKPTNVLILDEPTNHLDIYAKDELKRALKEYKGTVLLICHEPEFYEDFVDHIIDCKQWSNKI from the coding sequence TTGAGCATTTTAAATGTAGAACATCTTAGTCATGGATTTGGCGACAGAGCCATTTTTGACGATGTTTCATTCAGATTGTTAAAAGGCGAACACATAGGACTTATCGGGGCAAATGGCGAAGGAAAGTCCACATTTATGAATATAATAACAGGCAAATTGGAGCCTGACGCAGGAAAAGTGGAATGGTCAAAAAGGGTAAGAGTAGGATATTTAGACCAGCACAGCGTTTTAGAACCTACAGACACGATTAGAGATGCCCTAAAAAAAGCATTTTCATACTTATTCGATTTGGAGCAAGAGATGAACGAATACTATATGAAAATGGGAGATGCAAGCGAAGATGAAGTAACTGCTATGCTTGAAGAAGTAGGCACAATACAAGATATACTCGAGCACAACGATTTTTATATAATAGACAGCAAAGTTGAAGAAGCTGCAAGAGGACTTGGTTTGGCTGATATAGGTCTCGACAGAAAAGTAGATGAATTAAGCGGAGGGCAAAGAACAAAAGTTCTGCTCACAAAACTTCTTTTAGAAAAACCGGACATCCTGCTTTTAGACGAGCCTACAAACTATCTTGACGCTGAGCATATAGCATGGCTTAAAAGATATCTGACTGAATATGAAAATGCGTTTATACTCATTTCACATGACATCCCGTTTTTAACTGAAGTAATAAATCTGATATATAATATGGAAAACTTAAAATTGGACAGATATTCTTGTAGTTATGATGAATTTTTAAAAATAAGAGAGGCAAGAAAACAACAAATAGAAGCCGCTTATAAAAGACAACAACAGGAAATTGCCGATTTAAAAGATTTTGTCGCAAGAAATAAGGCAAGAATTTCCACGAGAAATATGGCTATGTCAAGGCAAAAAAAATTGGATAAAATGGAAATCATAGAGCTTGAACAAGAAAAGCCGAAACCGGAATTTAACTTCAAAACTGCAAGAACATCCGGCAGGATGATTTTTGAAACAAATAATCTTGTAATAGGCTATACCTCCCCACTTTCAAAGCCGATAGAATTCAGATTGGAAAGAAATCAAAAAATAGCCATAACCGGTGCAAACGGACTTGGAAAAACCACTCTAATAAAAAGCTTGCTCGGAATTATAAAACCTATAAGCGGTTTTGTGACTAAAGGCGAATTTTTAGAAGTAGGATATTTTGAACAGGAAATAAAAGATGCCAATCACAACACTTGCATAGAAGAAGTATGGCAAGATTTTCCATCACTTGACCAAAGAGATATAAGAGCTATGCTCGCAAAATGCGGTCTTACAACAAAACATATAGAAAGTAAAGTCATGGTGTTAAGCGGTGGAGAGCAAGCAAAAGTAAGATTGTGCAAACTTATGAACAAACCTACAAATGTACTGATACTCGATGAGCCTACAAACCACTTGGATATATATGCCAAAGATGAATTAAAGCGTGCATTAAAAGAATACAAAGGCACTGTACTTCTTATATGCCATGAGCCTGAATTTTATGAAGATTTCGTGGACCATATTATAGATTGCAAGCAGTGGTCTAATAAAATATAA
- a CDS encoding GNAT family N-acetyltransferase, with the protein MHIQLIKPNEQYKNKILDYKAEFVANNEVLHGSAGLDKIDNFEEWYRLILQNSSEDTVKKGLVPASTFIAVDENDEIVGMIDIRHRLNDFLFKQGGHIGYSVRKSQRRKGYATKMLSMALDVCKSLGIEKCLITCDKSNIASARTIMKSGGLLENEIIDGEEIISRYWISL; encoded by the coding sequence ATGCATATACAATTAATAAAACCCAATGAACAATATAAGAACAAAATTTTAGACTATAAAGCCGAATTTGTAGCAAATAACGAAGTCTTACATGGCAGTGCAGGTCTTGATAAAATTGACAATTTTGAAGAATGGTATAGATTAATACTTCAAAACTCAAGCGAAGATACTGTTAAAAAAGGTTTGGTGCCTGCAAGCACATTTATCGCAGTAGATGAAAATGATGAAATAGTCGGTATGATAGACATAAGGCACAGATTAAATGATTTTCTGTTCAAGCAAGGCGGTCATATAGGGTACAGCGTCAGAAAATCTCAAAGACGAAAAGGCTACGCAACAAAAATGCTGTCTATGGCGCTTGATGTTTGTAAAAGCTTAGGAATAGAAAAATGCCTTATAACTTGCGACAAAAGTAATATCGCCTCTGCAAGAACTATAATGAAAAGCGGAGGTTTATTGGAAAACGAAATAATTGACGGCGAAGAAATAATTAGCCGCTATTGGATAAGTTTATAA
- a CDS encoding SDR family oxidoreductase, whose product MAKSVLITGGSRGIGYETALLFAQNGYDVGFTYLKSDDGANKLKNKIENMGQQCFPYKSDVSDFNKMQKVFEDFIRCNKHIDALICNAAVSPYGTITDMSFDEIKTAFDINVLGVINTCKLAAPYMVSQKYGSIVTLSSIWGITGSSCETIYSATKGAIISFSKALAKELGPSNIRVNIVAPGVVMTDMMSDFSDDDINALKEISALNKVSYPQEIAKTILFLCSEDTSSYTGQVLSPNCGILI is encoded by the coding sequence ATGGCAAAATCAGTATTAATTACAGGCGGCTCTCGAGGTATAGGCTACGAAACCGCACTGCTATTCGCACAAAACGGCTATGATGTCGGTTTCACATACTTAAAAAGCGATGACGGTGCAAACAAGCTTAAAAATAAAATAGAAAATATGGGACAACAATGCTTTCCATACAAATCGGACGTATCCGACTTCAATAAAATGCAAAAAGTATTTGAAGACTTTATAAGATGTAACAAACATATAGACGCTTTAATATGCAATGCCGCGGTATCTCCTTACGGTACGATAACTGATATGAGTTTTGACGAAATAAAAACTGCTTTTGACATAAATGTTTTAGGTGTCATAAATACTTGCAAATTAGCAGCTCCTTATATGGTTTCTCAAAAATATGGTAGCATAGTAACACTGTCATCTATATGGGGGATTACAGGTTCATCTTGCGAAACTATATATTCTGCAACAAAAGGTGCTATAATATCATTTTCAAAAGCTCTTGCAAAGGAGCTCGGACCAAGCAATATAAGAGTGAACATTGTAGCTCCGGGTGTGGTTATGACAGATATGATGAGCGATTTCAGCGATGACGATATTAACGCTCTTAAAGAAATATCCGCTTTGAATAAAGTATCTTATCCTCAGGAAATTGCAAAAACCATTTTATTTTTATGCAGTGAAGATACCTCGTCATACACAGGACAAGTTTTAAGCCCGAACTGCGGAATACTTATATAG
- a CDS encoding HEAT repeat domain-containing protein — MANKNEDKEILKELREITKTKENWGEVIDDVANKLNENHSVIVKAKILWLLGEMGLNYSKQVEAYIIDIAFCLEDEHPKIRERAVNALGRIGRADKNLIIPYLDKIMKMRKDQADDVRLAFVWACENIATNAPELFCERMDLFYKMIQDKCVRVRIEAPEMFRVMGKRKPQYIKPYLEKLQWFADNDTHPVVRIHSAGAIRITKRALKESEDNATDD, encoded by the coding sequence ATGGCAAATAAAAATGAGGATAAAGAAATCCTGAAGGAATTAAGAGAAATAACAAAAACCAAAGAAAACTGGGGAGAAGTGATTGATGATGTTGCAAATAAACTAAATGAAAATCATTCTGTTATTGTAAAAGCAAAAATCTTGTGGCTTCTTGGAGAAATGGGATTAAATTATTCGAAGCAAGTAGAAGCATATATTATAGATATTGCCTTTTGTTTAGAGGACGAGCATCCAAAAATCAGGGAGCGTGCGGTTAATGCTTTAGGAAGAATAGGCAGAGCAGATAAAAACTTGATTATCCCTTATTTAGATAAAATAATGAAAATGAGAAAAGATCAAGCAGACGATGTTAGGCTTGCTTTTGTTTGGGCTTGTGAAAATATTGCAACCAACGCTCCTGAATTATTTTGCGAAAGAATGGATCTGTTTTATAAAATGATACAAGATAAATGCGTGCGAGTGCGGATAGAAGCACCGGAAATGTTTCGAGTAATGGGAAAGAGAAAACCGCAGTATATAAAACCTTATTTAGAAAAATTACAATGGTTTGCAGATAATGACACACACCCTGTTGTTCGTATTCATAGTGCCGGTGCAATACGGATTACCAAAAGAGCATTAAAGGAGAGTGAAGACAATGCCACAGATGACTAA
- a CDS encoding enhanced serine sensitivity protein SseB C-terminal domain-containing protein, with product MIRKKDLSDSFSNEALEYAIKNVVAENSQDNQNTLINELLNTYLYTLIDIPKEAEDKVQGFTLLQKIENKETFLPVFTNMQEMKSAKEKYDFEEVLLDFDEISGVILDKTTVFKGFIINGDSDNIIITDELINYILENRSKAQSDGTVNIEEGETVEISSLEGDLYPKDMIDALVNHFKSQKNINSAYIRFLSHNGDNSYLLITDFTGDKDTTFAKISEIARPFLTDMFLDQLEYSTKFGKEATKDIAPFYKKKILGIF from the coding sequence ATGATACGAAAAAAAGATTTAAGCGACAGTTTTTCTAATGAAGCTTTAGAATACGCTATAAAAAATGTGGTTGCAGAAAACTCACAAGACAACCAAAATACATTGATAAATGAATTGTTAAACACATATTTATACACTCTTATTGATATACCAAAAGAAGCTGAAGATAAAGTGCAAGGTTTTACACTATTGCAAAAAATAGAAAACAAAGAAACATTTCTGCCTGTTTTTACAAATATGCAGGAGATGAAATCCGCAAAGGAAAAATATGACTTTGAAGAGGTATTGCTAGACTTTGATGAAATTAGCGGAGTAATATTAGATAAAACCACTGTATTCAAAGGTTTCATAATAAATGGAGACTCAGACAATATAATAATAACAGACGAATTAATAAACTATATCCTTGAAAATCGCTCAAAAGCTCAAAGCGATGGCACTGTAAATATAGAAGAAGGAGAAACTGTCGAAATATCATCATTAGAAGGAGATTTATATCCAAAAGATATGATAGATGCACTTGTAAATCACTTCAAGTCACAAAAAAATATAAACAGTGCATATATAAGATTTTTAAGCCATAACGGAGATAACAGCTATTTGTTAATCACCGATTTTACAGGCGACAAAGATACAACATTTGCCAAAATATCAGAAATCGCAAGGCCGTTTCTGACAGATATGTTCCTTGATCAACTTGAATACAGTACAAAATTCGGCAAAGAAGCTACAAAAGATATTGCACCTTTTTATAAAAAGAAAATATTAGGTATATTTTAA
- the rsmG gene encoding 16S rRNA (guanine(527)-N(7))-methyltransferase RsmG: MKKENFFEALDIMNISHNDDIYEKFEIYTDYMLEYNKNINLTAITDKQDIYIKHYLDSISILGYFDIQPNSKSIDIGTGAGFPSIPVKLLREDIDMTLVDSLNKRIIFLQNLIEKLNLKNITPIHSRAEELAHKKEFRQSYDICMSRAVANMSTLAEYCTPFLKKGGHLLCLKGQNVDDELKNCQNAMKKLKCKIIDKKEVQLPFSDLHHNIVVVEKLGDTPDIYPRKSGTPSKNPL; this comes from the coding sequence ATGAAAAAAGAAAATTTCTTTGAAGCACTTGATATTATGAATATATCTCACAACGATGACATTTATGAAAAATTCGAGATATACACAGACTATATGCTCGAATACAACAAAAATATAAATCTCACCGCAATAACTGACAAACAAGATATTTATATCAAGCACTACTTGGACAGTATAAGTATACTCGGATATTTTGATATACAGCCCAATTCCAAATCAATAGATATAGGAACAGGCGCCGGTTTTCCATCAATACCTGTAAAGCTGTTGAGAGAAGATATAGATATGACATTGGTCGACTCTCTCAACAAAAGAATAATATTTTTGCAAAATTTAATCGAAAAATTGAATTTAAAAAATATTACTCCAATACATTCAAGAGCGGAAGAACTTGCACATAAAAAAGAATTCAGACAGAGTTACGATATATGTATGTCGAGAGCTGTTGCAAATATGTCCACTCTTGCAGAATACTGTACTCCATTTCTAAAAAAAGGCGGTCATCTGCTATGTCTTAAAGGGCAAAATGTAGACGATGAGCTAAAAAACTGCCAAAATGCTATGAAAAAACTGAAATGTAAGATAATCGATAAAAAAGAAGTACAGCTACCTTTCAGTGATTTGCATCACAATATTGTAGTAGTTGAAAAATTAGGCGATACACCCGATATATATCCGAGAAAGTCAGGAACTCCTTCAAAAAATCCATTATAG
- a CDS encoding PadR family transcriptional regulator: protein MSAIDLIVLGMIKEKEQSAYDLQKNVEYRNISKWIKVSTPSIYKKVVQLEEKGYIKGNVSKEGNMPEKSIYHITEKGNKYFLELMKKISAQMINIFLDFNAVIINLEMVSPFERKELTENIECQIREFQKAVSGLEEERTDIPFTGKTILKQQVLLSEALNKWIENFRELYLEE, encoded by the coding sequence ATGTCAGCAATAGATTTGATTGTTTTAGGAATGATTAAAGAAAAAGAACAAAGTGCTTATGATTTACAAAAAAATGTTGAGTATCGAAATATTTCTAAATGGATCAAAGTAAGTACCCCATCCATTTATAAGAAAGTTGTTCAGTTGGAGGAAAAAGGATATATCAAGGGAAATGTGTCAAAAGAGGGGAATATGCCTGAAAAGTCGATCTATCATATCACAGAGAAAGGAAATAAATATTTTCTTGAGCTGATGAAAAAAATTTCTGCTCAAATGATAAATATATTTTTGGATTTTAATGCTGTCATCATCAATTTGGAAATGGTATCTCCGTTTGAACGAAAGGAACTGACAGAAAATATCGAGTGTCAAATCAGGGAATTTCAAAAAGCGGTATCAGGGTTGGAGGAAGAGAGGACAGATATTCCATTTACGGGCAAGACTATTCTAAAACAACAAGTATTATTATCAGAAGCATTGAATAAGTGGATTGAGAACTTTAGAGAATTGTATTTAGAGGAATAA